A genome region from Triticum aestivum cultivar Chinese Spring chromosome 2B, IWGSC CS RefSeq v2.1, whole genome shotgun sequence includes the following:
- the LOC123046036 gene encoding uncharacterized protein At4g17910 isoform X2, with protein sequence MEGLLDKPLNPNKLLKEQFVSNLTGSSLLEIAALSAIVPAVVVLRKWSSRDNIRRDSVKKNDDALAGHKDGVYYFSALVIDCLTVVLPILLIFTILAEWTYICAISLVAVISIYILFKRSQSHLKAQQHLPSLRADISSYRVSVVLVTCVSILAVDFKIFPRRYAKAETYGSGIMDLGVGSFVVANALVSRQARNITSMRWKAALKSISPLVFLGFARLISTSGVDYQVHVGEYGVHWNFFFTLAAVSILTSIIRIHPKYCGIVGMLVLAGYQVWLNFGLNEYLTSHERSADIIGQNKEGVYSIFGYWGMYLIGVSLGYFLFHDLSSKGKIRSTQVVKVWVLAASFWILAIILDSYVERVSRRMCNFAYVMLVFGQNFQVISILTLAGSISHDKNLVLEESFNQNMLGAFLVANILTGLVNLSVDTLSASPIAAFMILVAYNFTLCMLAGLAQFSGVRIKFW encoded by the exons ATGGAGGGCCTCCTCGACAAGCCCCTGAACCCCAACAAGCTTCTTAAGGAGCA ATTTGTGAGCAACCTGACGGGGTCGTCCCTGCTGGAGATCGCGGCGCTCTCCGCTATCGTGCCG GCAGTGGTGGTTTTAAGGAAATGGAGCAGCAGAG ATAATATTAGGAGGGATTCAGTGAAGAAAAATGATGATGCTCTTGCTGGTCATAAAGATGGAGTGTATTACTTTTCAGCGTTGGTTATAGATTGTCTCACTGTCGTATTGCCTATACTTCTGATTTTCACG ATCTTAGCTGAATGGACTTATATTTGTGCAATTTCTCTTGTAGCTGTGATATCTATCTACATCTTGTTTAAAAG GTCTCAGTCTCATCTCAAGGCTCAACAACATCTGCCTTCTCTTAGGGCAGACATATCTTCTTACCGAGTGTCAGTG GTTTTAGTGACATGCGTGTCCATATTGGCAGTGGATTTCAAAATCTTTCCTAGACGGTATGCAAAGGCTGAAACATATGGTAGTGGCATT ATGGATCTCGGAGTAGGGTCTTTTGTAGTGGCTAATGCACTGGTGTCTAGACAAGCACGAAACATAACCTCAAT GAGATGGAAGGCAGCACTGAAGTCCATAAGTCCTCTAGTATTTCTTGGCTTTGCTCGTCTTATCTCTACATCAGGTGTTGATTATCAG GTGCATGTAGGAGAATATGGTGTCCATTGGAACTTCTTTTTCACCCTTGCAGCAGTTTCTATCCTTACATCCATTATCAGGATTCATCCTAAATATTGCGGGATAGTTGGTATGCTTGTTCTTGCAG GATACCAGGTATGGCTAAATTTTGGGTTGAATGAGTACCTCACATCTCATGAGAGAAGTGCTGATATCATTGGCCAGAATAAGGAAGGCGTGTATAGCATATTTG GATACTGGGGTATGTACCTGATTGGTGTATCTCTGGGTTACTTTTTGTTTCATGACCTTAGTTCAAAAGGAAAGATTAGGAGCACTCAAGTGGTAAAAGTATGGGTTCTCGCAGCATCATTTTG GATTTTGGCGATCATTCTTGACAGCTATGTTGAAAGAGTTTCTCGACGAATG TGCAACTTCGCCTATGTTATGCTTGTGTTTGGCCAGAATTTTCAG GTTATATCTATTCTCACACTAGCGGGGTCCATTTCACATGACAAGAATTTGGTTCTTGAGGAATCATTCAATCAAAATATGCTTGGGGCATTCCTTGTG GCAAATATCCTAACTGGTCTAGTAAATCTCTCAGTTGACACGCTTTCGGCCTCTCCCATCGCCGCCTTCATGATTTTGGTAGCATACAACTTTACTCTGTGCATGCTTGCTGGTCTTGCTCAATTTTCTGGTGTTAGGATAAAATTTTGGTGA
- the LOC123046036 gene encoding uncharacterized protein At4g17910 isoform X1: MEGLLDKPLNPNKLLKEQFVSNLTGSSLLEIAALSAIVPAVVVLRKWSSRDNIRRDSVKKNDDALAGHKDGVYYFSALVIDCLTVVLPILLIFTILAEWTYICAISLVAVISIYILFKSFRSQSHLKAQQHLPSLRADISSYRVSVVLVTCVSILAVDFKIFPRRYAKAETYGSGIMDLGVGSFVVANALVSRQARNITSMRWKAALKSISPLVFLGFARLISTSGVDYQVHVGEYGVHWNFFFTLAAVSILTSIIRIHPKYCGIVGMLVLAGYQVWLNFGLNEYLTSHERSADIIGQNKEGVYSIFGYWGMYLIGVSLGYFLFHDLSSKGKIRSTQVVKVWVLAASFWILAIILDSYVERVSRRMCNFAYVMLVFGQNFQVISILTLAGSISHDKNLVLEESFNQNMLGAFLVANILTGLVNLSVDTLSASPIAAFMILVAYNFTLCMLAGLAQFSGVRIKFW; the protein is encoded by the exons ATGGAGGGCCTCCTCGACAAGCCCCTGAACCCCAACAAGCTTCTTAAGGAGCA ATTTGTGAGCAACCTGACGGGGTCGTCCCTGCTGGAGATCGCGGCGCTCTCCGCTATCGTGCCG GCAGTGGTGGTTTTAAGGAAATGGAGCAGCAGAG ATAATATTAGGAGGGATTCAGTGAAGAAAAATGATGATGCTCTTGCTGGTCATAAAGATGGAGTGTATTACTTTTCAGCGTTGGTTATAGATTGTCTCACTGTCGTATTGCCTATACTTCTGATTTTCACG ATCTTAGCTGAATGGACTTATATTTGTGCAATTTCTCTTGTAGCTGTGATATCTATCTACATCTTGTTTAAAAG TTTCAGGTCTCAGTCTCATCTCAAGGCTCAACAACATCTGCCTTCTCTTAGGGCAGACATATCTTCTTACCGAGTGTCAGTG GTTTTAGTGACATGCGTGTCCATATTGGCAGTGGATTTCAAAATCTTTCCTAGACGGTATGCAAAGGCTGAAACATATGGTAGTGGCATT ATGGATCTCGGAGTAGGGTCTTTTGTAGTGGCTAATGCACTGGTGTCTAGACAAGCACGAAACATAACCTCAAT GAGATGGAAGGCAGCACTGAAGTCCATAAGTCCTCTAGTATTTCTTGGCTTTGCTCGTCTTATCTCTACATCAGGTGTTGATTATCAG GTGCATGTAGGAGAATATGGTGTCCATTGGAACTTCTTTTTCACCCTTGCAGCAGTTTCTATCCTTACATCCATTATCAGGATTCATCCTAAATATTGCGGGATAGTTGGTATGCTTGTTCTTGCAG GATACCAGGTATGGCTAAATTTTGGGTTGAATGAGTACCTCACATCTCATGAGAGAAGTGCTGATATCATTGGCCAGAATAAGGAAGGCGTGTATAGCATATTTG GATACTGGGGTATGTACCTGATTGGTGTATCTCTGGGTTACTTTTTGTTTCATGACCTTAGTTCAAAAGGAAAGATTAGGAGCACTCAAGTGGTAAAAGTATGGGTTCTCGCAGCATCATTTTG GATTTTGGCGATCATTCTTGACAGCTATGTTGAAAGAGTTTCTCGACGAATG TGCAACTTCGCCTATGTTATGCTTGTGTTTGGCCAGAATTTTCAG GTTATATCTATTCTCACACTAGCGGGGTCCATTTCACATGACAAGAATTTGGTTCTTGAGGAATCATTCAATCAAAATATGCTTGGGGCATTCCTTGTG GCAAATATCCTAACTGGTCTAGTAAATCTCTCAGTTGACACGCTTTCGGCCTCTCCCATCGCCGCCTTCATGATTTTGGTAGCATACAACTTTACTCTGTGCATGCTTGCTGGTCTTGCTCAATTTTCTGGTGTTAGGATAAAATTTTGGTGA